One Schistocerca piceifrons isolate TAMUIC-IGC-003096 chromosome 11, iqSchPice1.1, whole genome shotgun sequence genomic window carries:
- the LOC124719998 gene encoding DNA-directed RNA polymerase II subunit Rpb4, translating into MANPALRDMVEEDAAALVFPKEFENAETLLISEVHMLLEHRKAQNESAEEEQEFSEVFVKTLGYTNRFRKFKNKDTIAAVRSLLAQKKLHKFELASLANLCPENPEEAKSLIPSLEGRFEDEELRQILEDIQTKRSLQY; encoded by the exons ATGGCTAATCCTGCTCTAAGAGATATGGTAGAAGAAGATGCGGCAGCGTTAGTGTTCCCAAAAG AGTTCGAGAATGCAGAAACGCTGCTGATCAGCGAGGTGCACATGCTGCTGGAGCACCGGAAGGCACAGAACGAAAGTGCTGAGGAGGAGCAGGAATTCTCAGAGGTGTTTGTCAAGACGCTGGGCTACACCAATCGCTTTCGAAAGTTCAAGAACAAGGACACAATTGCCGCTGTACGTAG TCTGCTAGCacaaaagaagctgcacaaatttgAACTGGCTTCGTTGGCGAACCTGTGTCCGGAGAACCCCGAAGAAGCAAAGTCGCTGATTCCGAG CCTGGAAGGGAGATTTGAAGACGAGGAGCTGCGACAGATCCTGGAAGACATCCAGACGAAGAGGAGCCTCCAGTACTGA